A genomic region of Paenibacillus sp. PL2-23 contains the following coding sequences:
- a CDS encoding beta-L-arabinofuranosidase domain-containing protein: MGETTRKQLQHFGLDQVRLTEAYHTNAAQKELQYLYSYELDRLLAGFRETKGLEPKAPKYPGWEDTEIRGHTLGHYMTACAQAYAASKDPVMLDRLQYLVAELSQCQLDSGYLSAYPEVLIDNVENRQPAWVPWYTMHKIIAGLISIYHATGSKEAFDVVSRLGDWVASRTSRWTKELQATVLAVEYGGMNDCLYDLYQITGHKRHLDAAHQFDELPLFEAIHAGHDILRGKHANTAIPKFIGALNRYLTLGERERFYLETAERFWEMVVNHHSYMTGGNSESEHFGEPDLLDAKRTDITCETCNSYNMLKLTRELFKLTRDRRYADFYERTYMNAILSSQHPETGMTMYFQPMATGYFKIYSSPFQHFWCCTGTGMESFTKLNDSIYFHDWDALYVTQYIGSILDWSERGLMLAMTADLPANEQVELRVNVANGERRELALHLRVPYWSAGAMGVRVNGESALADNRDGYLVIRRTWADGDIVELTLPMNVMASRLPDNPQAVGFQYGPAVLSAALGSEDMTQAQTGIMVRVPTKRMRMKDYLIPRGMSPEEWIRGVEKHLVKQGSELVFQLRQTDEDDRLLFTPHYRQHTERYGIYWHVIAEDSEELERHKRQARMEELIREATIDSVQVGNDQYELQHEIQGENTFGGAWDGQNGRAAHPGGWFSYKLRVLPGEQNSLQFLFFAVHHDRVLNIYADGELLASYKSDPQCKREFLPVTLDIPASITKDKEWLTFTFVPEERINGIYGILRTMKPIEAN, from the coding sequence AAATACGCGGGCATACGCTGGGCCATTACATGACGGCTTGTGCGCAGGCGTATGCCGCCTCCAAGGACCCGGTGATGCTGGACCGGCTTCAGTATTTGGTTGCTGAGCTGTCGCAGTGCCAGCTTGACAGCGGCTATCTGTCGGCTTATCCCGAGGTGCTGATCGACAACGTTGAGAACAGGCAGCCGGCATGGGTACCCTGGTATACGATGCACAAAATCATAGCGGGCCTCATCTCCATCTACCACGCGACAGGGTCGAAGGAGGCATTCGACGTGGTCTCCCGACTGGGAGACTGGGTCGCTTCCCGAACCTCGCGCTGGACCAAGGAGCTGCAGGCGACGGTGCTGGCGGTGGAGTACGGCGGCATGAACGACTGCCTCTACGATTTGTACCAGATAACCGGCCATAAGAGGCATCTTGACGCGGCCCATCAATTCGATGAGCTGCCGCTGTTCGAGGCCATCCACGCCGGTCACGATATTCTGAGGGGCAAGCATGCCAACACAGCCATTCCGAAATTTATCGGCGCCTTGAATCGTTATCTGACGCTGGGCGAGCGCGAGCGCTTCTACCTGGAGACAGCCGAGCGCTTCTGGGAGATGGTCGTGAACCATCACAGCTACATGACGGGCGGCAACAGCGAGTCCGAGCACTTCGGAGAACCGGATCTGCTGGACGCCAAGCGAACGGATATCACTTGCGAGACGTGCAACAGCTACAATATGCTGAAGCTGACCCGCGAGCTGTTCAAGCTGACGCGGGATCGCCGGTACGCGGATTTTTATGAGAGGACGTATATGAACGCCATCCTGTCCTCCCAGCATCCCGAGACGGGCATGACGATGTATTTCCAGCCGATGGCTACGGGTTATTTTAAAATATACAGCTCTCCGTTCCAGCATTTCTGGTGCTGTACAGGTACGGGCATGGAGAGCTTCACGAAGCTGAATGACAGCATCTACTTCCATGATTGGGATGCTCTGTACGTGACCCAATATATAGGCTCGATTCTGGATTGGTCCGAGCGGGGGCTCATGCTGGCAATGACGGCCGATCTGCCGGCGAATGAGCAGGTGGAGCTGCGGGTGAACGTCGCGAACGGCGAGCGCCGGGAGCTGGCCCTGCATCTGCGTGTGCCGTATTGGTCGGCTGGCGCTATGGGCGTGCGGGTTAACGGGGAGTCTGCGCTTGCTGACAATCGGGATGGCTATCTGGTGATTCGACGGACATGGGCGGACGGAGATATCGTCGAGCTGACGCTGCCGATGAACGTGATGGCTTCGCGTCTCCCCGACAATCCGCAGGCGGTTGGCTTCCAGTATGGTCCCGCCGTGCTCAGCGCGGCGCTCGGCTCTGAGGATATGACGCAGGCCCAGACAGGCATTATGGTTCGTGTGCCTACGAAGCGGATGCGGATGAAGGATTACCTCATTCCGCGGGGCATGAGTCCCGAGGAGTGGATCAGGGGCGTGGAGAAGCATCTGGTCAAGCAAGGCTCTGAGCTTGTATTTCAACTGCGGCAGACGGATGAGGACGATCGCCTGCTCTTCACGCCGCATTACCGGCAGCACACCGAACGATACGGCATCTACTGGCATGTCATTGCGGAGGACTCGGAGGAGCTGGAGCGGCATAAGCGGCAGGCTCGCATGGAGGAGCTCATTCGCGAGGCGACAATCGACAGCGTGCAGGTGGGCAATGATCAATACGAGCTGCAGCATGAGATTCAAGGCGAGAACACATTCGGCGGCGCTTGGGATGGACAGAATGGCCGGGCGGCCCATCCCGGAGGCTGGTTCAGCTATAAGCTGAGGGTGCTCCCGGGGGAGCAGAACAGCCTGCAATTCCTGTTCTTCGCCGTGCATCATGATCGCGTGCTGAACATCTACGCGGACGGTGAGCTGCTTGCCAGCTACAAGTCCGATCCGCAATGCAAGCGGGAATTCCTCCCCGTCACGCTCGACATTCCGGCCTCGATCACGAAGGACAAGGAGTGGCTGACGTTTACCTTCGTCCCGGAGGAGCGAATCAACGGGATCTACGGCATTCTCCGAACGATGAAGCCGATTGAGGCGAATTAA
- a CDS encoding glycosyl hydrolase 53 family protein: MRKKSRMLSALLAITLLISSLSAGAGRSYADDLQPEPELLTDGGFEGDLWADGNWTVTAGDWNSVDLQHFAYANDSYITKHQGDYAFKYWIKNTATQNQTFTVKQTLAALPAGSYELTVASMGGSGAEGGAVKLFAGTETMNTGVVTAGYNNWGTVSLRFIVSQPMANVELGVTVTAAANAYGFLDSMSLKQLSTDTSQPVEADIFVEKVEGLADDFIKGVDISSILALENSGVKFYNEAGLEQDIFATLSESGVNYVRVRVWNDPFDTHTPRRGYGGGNNDLASALEIGERATANGMKLLVDFHYSDFWADPGKQQSPKAWKDMNLDAKKAALYAFTYDSLDAMLDKGIDIGMVQVGNETNGGVAGEIGWTSMSALFSEGSRAVRDIAQAYSQEILVALHFTNPETSGRYASYAQTLFANNVDYDVFATSYYPFWHGTLGNLTAVLKHVADTYGKKVMVAETSYTYTAEDGDGHGNTAPKSSGQTLDYPVTVQGQARALRDVMDAVADIGPAGLGVFYWEPAWLPVGPANELEQNKQKWEQFGSGWASSYAAEYDAHDAGVWYGGSAVDNQALFDFAGHPLPSLKVFEYVNTGAVAELKVDAINDISLSVTQGDTIALPATVAVTYNDGTTGTAAVTWDTGDLEQAQSGGVGRYVIDGTVDGGTVKAVVQITKQNLVLNPSFENSDRSMWSITHLNGASAHTDYQNKVSDAKTGSYTLHFYSATGVDFTVEQTITGLERGYYSLSMFLQGGDASNPEMYLYAKTSGGSERQAETGVNGWVSWQNPQLTDILVTDGTLTIGARIKADGGAWGTLDDFYLYKDRDYVAVPPTVPVLPVPPAGSSSDGLQVIVGGKPQGGLAKVVQTTEGGRSVLTASLDGAKLAALLEQSTGKPAIVIPVTTAADKVAVGLSGDTLKRLEAKPSILEIQTVNGYYKLPSSYLSLDRLSQELGGQVAPSDIQLQISIAKGDENAIARTELAADNGGFSIVVPPVEFEVTAMYNNQVISIDRFPAYVERAIPIPDGVDPSSVATAIVVESDGAIRQVPTRIAFQDGQYFAVINSLTNSLYALVSNETAFGDMEGHWAQDDVEAMASRLILRGVSAERFEPEQSITRAAFAAIIVRALGLGDNGSTLAFSDVEANAWYNGAVAMAAEYGLIQGYEDGLFRPSATIIREEAMLILFRAMGIAGLHVEAADDMLSPFEDASEISDWAREAVAAAVAGGLAQGSNGQLKPQSEITRAETASIVRRLLAMANWIDG; the protein is encoded by the coding sequence ATGAGGAAGAAATCCAGAATGCTGTCGGCGCTGCTTGCGATCACGCTGCTGATAAGCTCGTTGTCGGCGGGTGCAGGCAGAAGCTATGCCGACGACTTGCAGCCGGAGCCGGAGCTGCTAACGGACGGCGGGTTTGAGGGGGACCTGTGGGCCGACGGCAATTGGACAGTGACAGCAGGAGATTGGAATAGCGTCGATCTGCAGCATTTCGCTTATGCGAACGATTCGTATATCACGAAGCACCAAGGCGATTATGCCTTTAAGTATTGGATCAAAAACACGGCGACGCAGAATCAGACGTTCACCGTGAAGCAGACCCTTGCGGCATTGCCGGCAGGGAGCTATGAGCTGACGGTTGCCTCCATGGGCGGGAGCGGCGCGGAGGGCGGAGCGGTGAAGCTGTTCGCGGGAACCGAGACCATGAATACCGGCGTTGTCACAGCCGGCTACAACAATTGGGGCACGGTGAGCCTGAGGTTTATCGTCTCGCAGCCAATGGCGAATGTGGAGCTTGGCGTGACGGTGACGGCGGCCGCGAATGCTTACGGCTTCCTGGACAGCATGAGCTTGAAGCAGCTCAGCACAGATACAAGCCAGCCGGTTGAAGCCGACATCTTCGTCGAGAAGGTAGAGGGGCTGGCCGACGATTTCATCAAAGGTGTCGATATCTCCAGCATCCTTGCTTTGGAGAACAGCGGCGTGAAGTTCTATAACGAGGCTGGCTTGGAGCAGGATATATTTGCAACACTCAGCGAGTCTGGGGTCAACTACGTCCGCGTGCGCGTATGGAATGATCCATTCGATACGCACACACCGCGCAGGGGCTACGGCGGAGGCAACAATGACTTGGCCAGCGCGCTGGAGATCGGCGAGCGGGCCACGGCGAACGGCATGAAGCTGCTGGTGGACTTCCATTATTCGGACTTCTGGGCGGATCCCGGCAAGCAGCAGTCGCCCAAGGCTTGGAAGGATATGAATCTGGATGCGAAGAAGGCAGCGTTGTATGCCTTCACTTACGACAGTCTGGATGCCATGCTGGACAAGGGTATCGACATCGGCATGGTACAGGTGGGCAATGAAACGAATGGCGGCGTAGCCGGCGAGATAGGTTGGACCTCTATGAGCGCCTTGTTCAGCGAAGGCAGCCGAGCCGTCAGGGACATAGCGCAGGCGTATTCACAAGAAATCCTCGTTGCGCTGCACTTCACCAACCCGGAAACCTCAGGACGTTATGCGAGCTACGCGCAGACCTTGTTCGCCAACAACGTAGATTATGACGTCTTCGCGACCTCCTATTATCCGTTCTGGCACGGCACGCTCGGCAACCTGACAGCCGTTCTGAAGCATGTGGCTGACACCTACGGCAAGAAGGTTATGGTAGCGGAGACCTCCTACACGTATACAGCGGAGGATGGCGACGGACACGGCAATACTGCGCCCAAAAGCTCCGGTCAGACATTGGACTATCCCGTTACGGTGCAAGGGCAGGCCCGCGCGCTTCGTGACGTCATGGACGCGGTGGCGGACATTGGTCCCGCCGGGCTTGGCGTATTCTATTGGGAGCCAGCCTGGCTGCCGGTAGGACCAGCGAATGAGCTGGAGCAGAATAAGCAGAAATGGGAGCAGTTCGGCTCAGGCTGGGCTTCCAGCTACGCGGCGGAATATGATGCTCATGATGCAGGTGTATGGTACGGGGGCAGCGCGGTGGACAATCAGGCGTTGTTCGATTTTGCAGGCCATCCGCTTCCCTCGCTCAAGGTGTTCGAATATGTGAATACGGGGGCCGTGGCTGAGCTCAAGGTGGACGCCATCAACGATATTTCGCTGAGCGTGACGCAAGGCGATACCATTGCCCTTCCCGCCACCGTAGCGGTGACGTACAACGATGGTACGACAGGCACGGCGGCTGTTACATGGGATACAGGCGATCTGGAACAAGCGCAAAGCGGCGGAGTCGGCCGCTATGTCATCGACGGCACTGTGGATGGCGGAACGGTCAAGGCGGTTGTGCAAATTACGAAACAAAACCTGGTTCTCAATCCAAGCTTCGAGAACAGCGACCGGTCGATGTGGAGCATTACGCATTTGAACGGCGCCTCGGCTCATACCGACTATCAGAACAAGGTGTCCGATGCGAAGACAGGAAGCTACACGCTGCACTTCTATTCCGCCACGGGAGTAGATTTCACGGTGGAGCAGACGATCACCGGTCTTGAGCGGGGCTACTACAGCCTGTCCATGTTCCTGCAGGGCGGCGACGCTTCGAATCCGGAGATGTATCTGTATGCGAAGACGAGCGGCGGCAGTGAACGACAGGCGGAGACCGGCGTGAACGGCTGGGTCAGCTGGCAGAACCCGCAGCTGACGGATATTCTCGTGACGGACGGCACGCTTACCATTGGGGCCAGAATCAAAGCCGACGGCGGCGCTTGGGGCACGCTGGACGATTTCTACCTGTATAAGGACAGAGACTATGTCGCTGTGCCTCCTACGGTCCCAGTGCTTCCCGTGCCGCCTGCAGGCTCGTCCTCCGACGGACTGCAGGTGATAGTGGGCGGCAAGCCGCAGGGCGGGCTGGCCAAGGTAGTGCAGACGACCGAAGGAGGACGCAGTGTGCTGACGGCTTCACTGGATGGGGCTAAGCTTGCCGCTCTGCTGGAGCAGTCGACTGGCAAGCCTGCCATTGTCATTCCGGTCACGACGGCGGCGGATAAGGTGGCGGTCGGCCTGAGCGGCGATACGCTCAAGAGGCTGGAGGCCAAGCCATCCATTCTGGAGATCCAGACAGTGAACGGCTACTACAAGCTGCCTTCCTCCTACCTTTCGTTGGATCGCTTGTCCCAGGAGCTTGGCGGTCAGGTGGCGCCGTCCGATATTCAGCTCCAGATCAGCATTGCGAAGGGCGATGAGAACGCCATCGCCCGTACAGAGCTGGCGGCGGACAATGGCGGCTTCTCTATCGTCGTGCCGCCTGTCGAATTTGAGGTGACGGCGATGTATAACAATCAGGTAATCTCAATCGACAGATTCCCAGCTTATGTGGAGCGCGCCATTCCGATACCGGATGGTGTAGACCCAAGCAGCGTTGCGACGGCCATTGTTGTAGAATCGGACGGAGCCATACGTCAAGTTCCGACCCGCATAGCTTTTCAGGATGGCCAATATTTTGCGGTCATTAACAGCTTGACCAACAGCTTGTATGCGCTTGTCTCGAACGAAACGGCGTTCGGGGATATGGAGGGGCATTGGGCGCAGGACGATGTGGAGGCCATGGCGTCCAGGCTGATCTTGAGGGGTGTAAGCGCGGAGCGCTTCGAGCCTGAGCAATCCATCACTCGGGCGGCCTTCGCGGCCATCATCGTCCGCGCGTTGGGTCTTGGCGATAACGGCTCGACCCTCGCCTTCAGCGATGTAGAGGCGAATGCTTGGTACAACGGCGCGGTTGCCATGGCGGCGGAATACGGTCTGATTCAGGGCTATGAGGACGGTTTGTTCCGTCCATCCGCCACCATTATCCGAGAAGAAGCGATGCTGATTCTGTTCCGCGCGATGGGAATCGCGGGACTCCATGTGGAAGCAGCGGACGATATGCTCTCGCCATTCGAGGACGCTTCCGAGATCAGCGATTGGGCGCGGGAGGCGGTTGCGGCGGCGGTTGCCGGAGGACTGGCGCAGGGCAGCAACGGCCAGCTGAAGCCGCAAAGCGAGATTACGCGCGCAGAGACGGCGTCAATCGTTCGGCGCTTGCTGGCTATGGCGAATTGGATAGACGGCTAA
- a CDS encoding methyl-accepting chemotaxis protein: MNIWGKIVSPAAYLMSRLRYGHKFVLISVLILIPFLLLLWLWVTALQQEIDRARSESQGVAYMEALLPFMLEIQQHRGLANGYLNGDAAGEAAMTELEARMDKTARHAAEMDAAYGGAWQTGERWAAMASAWEALRIETRSLTAAESFARHSELIAALIDHMVFVSDQSGLTLDTELDSYYMMDLSVHHIPALIELVGQTRGKLNGLLAGNQWTENDRMALMLARSEMERGLAGIEKALSVTFQYNGSLEERVGEPGQAAVASVRGYLDSVNRHFIEGDMSGVEAKAFFAEGTRTIADADALFDTALSELNRLLGERMEELTQSRNMMIAAFVAALLLVTLFYLGFYYNTISAIRTLQAQSARMAGGDLTVQVELNTKDELRLVGDAFNQMSDALSRLLLNNQHISEQVAESSRQLSHVAADSAVIMQDIAQSVGGIAEVAEGQLKTSDDNTHALTEMAEAVNRIASTASEVADFSNNARAGADSGADKLREAVDQMEKIRQAAQVSRSSLLTLGERSQRIGEISSVIMEISAQTQLLSLNANIEAARAGEFGRGFMVVAGEVAKLAEQTRQAVQTIAVVVDEIRTLVAESNQSVASTSAEAEQGLTTIAAANEAIGSIRAVMNEMSSQMQEVSAAAEQLSAGTQQVTAAFTDTSEQTRRTTRETVTMAAASEEQLASIQEVQASAETLSSLAQRLQQELGKFKLADNAGGEGGSMA; this comes from the coding sequence ATGAATATTTGGGGGAAAATAGTATCTCCGGCGGCATACCTGATGTCGCGCCTTAGGTACGGCCACAAGTTTGTTCTTATAAGCGTACTCATTCTGATCCCATTCTTGCTGCTGCTGTGGCTGTGGGTGACTGCACTGCAGCAAGAGATTGACAGGGCACGGTCGGAGAGTCAAGGGGTGGCGTACATGGAAGCTCTGCTTCCCTTCATGCTGGAAATTCAGCAGCACCGCGGCCTGGCTAACGGCTATCTGAACGGAGACGCTGCCGGGGAAGCCGCAATGACCGAGCTTGAGGCGCGTATGGATAAGACGGCCAGGCATGCGGCCGAGATGGATGCCGCGTATGGCGGCGCTTGGCAGACTGGCGAGCGCTGGGCGGCTATGGCGAGCGCTTGGGAGGCGTTGCGAATCGAGACGCGCTCCTTAACCGCAGCTGAAAGCTTCGCGAGGCACTCAGAACTGATCGCGGCGCTCATCGATCACATGGTCTTTGTCTCTGATCAGTCTGGACTGACGCTGGACACCGAGCTGGACTCCTATTACATGATGGATCTGAGCGTCCATCATATTCCAGCATTAATCGAGCTGGTGGGACAGACCAGAGGGAAGCTTAACGGACTGCTGGCGGGAAATCAGTGGACGGAGAATGACAGAATGGCCCTGATGCTGGCGCGCAGCGAGATGGAGCGCGGCTTGGCTGGGATCGAGAAGGCGCTGTCCGTTACGTTCCAGTACAACGGCTCGCTGGAGGAGCGGGTCGGTGAGCCGGGCCAGGCTGCAGTGGCGTCCGTGCGCGGTTATTTGGACAGCGTGAACAGGCATTTTATTGAAGGTGATATGTCGGGCGTTGAGGCGAAGGCGTTTTTTGCAGAGGGCACCCGGACGATTGCAGACGCGGACGCCTTGTTCGATACGGCTCTGTCTGAGCTGAACAGGCTGCTGGGCGAACGTATGGAGGAGCTGACGCAAAGCCGGAATATGATGATTGCGGCGTTCGTTGCCGCGCTGCTGCTTGTCACGCTGTTCTATCTGGGCTTCTATTACAATACGATTTCAGCCATTCGCACCCTGCAGGCGCAATCCGCTCGCATGGCGGGAGGAGACTTGACGGTGCAGGTGGAACTGAACACGAAGGACGAGCTGCGTCTGGTTGGCGATGCCTTCAATCAGATGTCGGACGCCTTGAGCAGGCTGCTGCTGAACAATCAGCATATTTCGGAGCAGGTGGCGGAGTCCTCGCGGCAGCTGTCCCATGTAGCGGCGGATTCTGCGGTCATCATGCAGGATATCGCCCAGTCCGTCGGCGGAATCGCGGAAGTGGCGGAGGGCCAGCTCAAGACCTCTGACGACAACACGCATGCGTTGACGGAAATGGCAGAGGCGGTCAATCGTATTGCCTCAACCGCGTCGGAGGTCGCCGATTTCTCGAACAACGCCAGGGCAGGGGCGGACAGCGGAGCGGACAAGCTGCGGGAAGCCGTGGATCAGATGGAGAAAATCCGCCAAGCGGCTCAAGTCTCCCGTTCCTCGCTCTTGACGCTGGGGGAGCGCTCGCAGCGAATTGGAGAGATCAGCTCCGTCATTATGGAGATATCGGCGCAGACGCAGTTGCTGTCGCTTAACGCCAATATTGAGGCGGCCAGGGCGGGGGAATTCGGCCGAGGGTTTATGGTGGTGGCGGGCGAGGTCGCGAAGCTGGCGGAGCAGACCCGTCAGGCGGTGCAGACCATCGCAGTTGTTGTGGATGAGATTCGTACGCTTGTGGCGGAATCGAACCAGTCGGTTGCATCGACGTCGGCCGAGGCGGAGCAAGGCTTGACGACGATTGCAGCCGCGAATGAAGCGATCGGCTCAATCCGCGCGGTTATGAACGAAATGTCGAGTCAAATGCAGGAAGTATCGGCTGCGGCCGAACAGCTGTCCGCGGGAACGCAGCAGGTGACAGCGGCTTTCACCGATACAAGTGAGCAGACCAGAAGGACGACGAGGGAAACCGTCACGATGGCGGCCGCCTCGGAGGAGCAGCTGGCGTCGATACAGGAGGTGCAGGCTTCCGCGGAAACGCTAAGCAGCCTGGCCCAGAGGCTGCAGCAGGAGCTGGGGAAATTCAAGCTGGCGGACAATGCCGGAGGCGAAGGCGGCAGTATGGCATAA
- a CDS encoding spore germination protein has protein sequence MAGGGSPKRAQPSTPPARQELHARLADSLPVIRELIGNSPDIIIRVISLHRGNERVEAALVYTEGLANITDMLESLLASGKETEAEPAMEGEVPGQGAYLQKLKQTILTVGDIKDVSDYETLMHAVLSGDTALLVDGCEEGVLASTRDWEDRGVNEPSSQQLIRGPRDGFSETLRTNTVLLRRKIKDPNLWMEMKQIGRVTKTDVVMVYMKGIATDKVIDEVRSRLDRIDIDAILESGYIEELIQDETYTPFPTVYNTERPDEVAAGLIEGRVAIIVDGTPFVLLVPALFTHFLQSSEDYYQRADIGTIIRLLRYIALFISLLAPAAYIAVTTFHQEMIPTPLLIRVVAQREGIPFPALVEALLMEVTFEILREAGIRMPRAIGQAVSIVGALVIGQSAVEAGLVGPAMVIIVSMTAISNFVIPSFNMGISIRMIRFVLMLLAATFGLFGIMVGLIAMVLHLCSLRSFGVPYMAPFAPFIMEDQKDNIWRLPHWMLTTRPRLISQTNTTRQQRNRENNPNN, from the coding sequence ATGGCCGGCGGCGGCTCTCCTAAGAGAGCGCAGCCATCCACGCCGCCCGCTAGGCAGGAGCTTCATGCCCGGCTAGCCGACAGCCTCCCCGTCATTCGAGAGCTGATCGGCAACAGCCCCGATATTATTATTCGCGTCATTTCGCTGCATCGTGGGAACGAGCGGGTGGAGGCCGCGCTGGTCTATACAGAAGGGCTGGCGAACATTACCGATATGCTGGAATCGCTGCTCGCGTCGGGCAAGGAGACGGAAGCGGAACCGGCAATGGAGGGAGAAGTCCCGGGGCAGGGGGCATATCTGCAGAAGCTGAAGCAGACCATTCTGACCGTTGGCGATATTAAGGACGTATCGGATTACGAAACGTTGATGCACGCTGTATTGTCCGGCGATACGGCGCTGCTCGTGGACGGCTGCGAAGAAGGCGTGCTCGCCAGCACAAGGGACTGGGAGGATCGAGGCGTCAACGAGCCTTCCAGCCAGCAGCTGATTCGCGGCCCGCGCGACGGCTTCTCCGAGACGCTGCGCACGAATACGGTGCTGCTTCGGCGGAAGATCAAGGATCCCAATCTGTGGATGGAGATGAAGCAGATTGGTCGCGTGACCAAAACCGACGTCGTGATGGTCTACATGAAGGGCATCGCAACCGACAAGGTGATCGATGAGGTGCGTTCCCGGCTGGATCGGATCGACATCGACGCCATTCTGGAGAGCGGCTATATCGAAGAGCTCATTCAGGATGAGACGTATACGCCGTTCCCTACAGTCTACAACACGGAACGACCGGATGAGGTGGCGGCGGGATTAATCGAAGGGCGCGTAGCTATTATCGTGGATGGCACGCCGTTCGTCCTGCTGGTGCCCGCCCTGTTCACCCACTTCCTGCAGTCCTCGGAGGATTATTATCAGCGCGCCGATATCGGCACCATCATTCGCTTGCTTCGGTATATCGCCCTGTTCATCTCGCTGCTGGCGCCAGCCGCGTATATTGCGGTCACCACCTTTCACCAGGAGATGATTCCGACCCCGCTGCTCATCAGGGTAGTGGCGCAGCGGGAGGGCATTCCGTTCCCGGCATTGGTCGAAGCTCTCCTCATGGAGGTTACCTTCGAAATATTGCGAGAGGCGGGCATTCGCATGCCGAGGGCAATCGGACAAGCCGTATCTATTGTTGGAGCGCTTGTCATTGGACAGTCAGCCGTTGAGGCGGGGCTTGTCGGTCCGGCAATGGTCATTATCGTGTCAATGACAGCCATATCTAATTTTGTTATCCCCTCCTTCAATATGGGCATCTCCATTCGGATGATTCGGTTCGTGCTGATGCTGCTGGCGGCGACGTTCGGATTATTCGGCATTATGGTGGGATTGATTGCTATGGTGCTGCACTTGTGCAGCCTGCGCTCGTTCGGGGTGCCTTACATGGCGCCATTCGCGCCGTTCATTATGGAGGATCAGAAGGATAACATTTGGCGGCTTCCTCACTGGATGCTGACGACTCGACCGAGATTAATTAGCCAGACGAACACTACGAGGCAGCAACGCAACAGGGAGAATAACCCTAATAACTAG
- a CDS encoding Ger(x)C family spore germination protein: MNKIRYVKLCIALMAMLLLLTSCWNRRELNDMSIASALGFDKKGDGYEVAVQIINAGEIASGKGGGGQRMPVVTQQLIGGHTIFESVRAMTTMTPRKIYASHIRVLVIGEQLAKEGIADVLDFLSRDHEFRTDFYILVAKGATAADVLQVLTPLEKIPSNKLFEALETSEQNWGVTSTVDLHELIFDIVSKGKEPALTSIQIVGNAGTAKTKKNLETLTPAAFQRFNGLAVFRQDKLVGYLSTKESKGYSYVLGHVKNTVVRASCPDGGDIAIELNRIKPKVRGSVSGGQPAVEVAVKLEGNVGEVVCGIDLEKTDSIAWLEEAVNEEVRGTIEASVKKAKAFRSDIFGFGNAVHRADSRAWRELQKDWEDEFPDLKVDVTVETELRRTGTVVQSFIKELKD, encoded by the coding sequence GTGAACAAGATACGATACGTCAAGCTGTGTATAGCTCTTATGGCGATGCTTCTGCTGCTGACCAGCTGCTGGAACAGAAGAGAGCTGAACGATATGTCGATAGCGTCCGCACTCGGCTTCGATAAGAAGGGCGATGGCTATGAGGTGGCGGTTCAAATTATTAATGCAGGTGAAATTGCCAGCGGGAAGGGCGGGGGCGGGCAGCGCATGCCGGTTGTGACCCAGCAGCTGATCGGGGGGCACACGATCTTCGAATCGGTGCGGGCGATGACGACGATGACGCCTCGCAAAATTTACGCCTCACACATCCGTGTCCTTGTGATTGGCGAGCAGCTTGCCAAGGAAGGCATTGCCGATGTGCTGGATTTCCTGTCGCGGGATCATGAGTTTCGAACGGATTTCTATATTCTTGTTGCAAAAGGTGCTACAGCCGCCGATGTGCTGCAGGTGTTGACGCCGCTGGAGAAAATTCCGTCCAACAAGCTGTTCGAAGCGCTGGAAACCTCGGAGCAGAATTGGGGCGTGACATCAACCGTTGATCTGCACGAGCTGATCTTCGACATTGTAAGCAAAGGCAAGGAGCCCGCTCTGACCAGCATTCAGATCGTTGGCAACGCCGGAACGGCTAAGACCAAAAAAAACCTCGAGACGCTGACGCCTGCCGCGTTCCAGCGCTTTAACGGGCTGGCCGTCTTCCGGCAGGATAAGCTGGTGGGCTACTTAAGCACCAAGGAGAGCAAGGGCTACAGCTACGTCCTGGGCCATGTCAAAAATACAGTTGTACGAGCGTCTTGCCCTGACGGCGGCGACATTGCGATCGAGCTCAACCGCATCAAGCCCAAGGTGAGGGGCAGTGTGTCTGGGGGACAGCCTGCTGTTGAGGTTGCGGTGAAGCTTGAGGGCAATGTGGGGGAGGTTGTGTGCGGCATCGATCTGGAGAAGACGGACTCCATCGCTTGGCTGGAGGAAGCGGTGAACGAGGAGGTTCGGGGTACGATTGAAGCGTCCGTCAAGAAGGCCAAGGCCTTCCGATCGGATATATTCGGCTTCGGCAACGCGGTTCACCGGGCCGACTCTCGAGCGTGGAGGGAGCTGCAGAAGGATTGGGAGGATGAATTCCCCGATCTGAAGGTGGACGTCACCGTTGAGACGGAGCTTCGGCGAACGGGTACCGTCGTACAGTCCTTTATCAAGGAGCTGAAGGATTAA